A window from Pseudomonas moraviensis encodes these proteins:
- a CDS encoding MFS transporter: MNTQRFSAAERLERLPVSGYHRVIFIIIALAFFFDSMDLAMMTFLLGSIKAEFGLSSAQAGLLASSSFFGMVLGASLSGMLADRFGRKPVFQWSIVLWGVASYLCSTAQTVETLTLFRILLGIGMGMEFPIAQSMLSELIPAQRRGRYIALMDGFWPLGFVAAGVLSYFLLPLIGWRDIFLVLAVPAVFVLAIRFFIPESPRWLEQAGRDADADKVLDGMEARVRASMGGAALPQPVRLPRTVTPPGNFFSALKQIWSPQYRQRTTMIWSLWFFALLGFYGLTSWLSALLQQSGFAVTQSVYYTVLISLGGIPGFLMAAWLVERWGRKPVCIVTLLGGGVMAFLYGQSAVFGGNVALLIGTGLLMQFFLFGMWAVLYTYTPELYPTSARATGSGFASAIGRVGSLLGPLVTGLVFPITGQGGVFALGAACFAIAAGVVWLFGMETRGKTLEELTEAEITG, from the coding sequence ATGAATACACAACGCTTTAGCGCGGCTGAGCGCCTGGAACGGCTGCCGGTCAGTGGTTATCACCGCGTCATTTTCATCATCATCGCCTTGGCATTTTTCTTCGATTCCATGGATCTGGCGATGATGACCTTCCTGCTCGGCTCGATCAAAGCCGAGTTCGGCCTGAGCAGTGCACAGGCGGGGCTGCTGGCCAGTTCGAGCTTTTTCGGCATGGTGCTGGGGGCGTCGTTGTCGGGGATGCTCGCCGACCGCTTCGGCCGCAAACCGGTGTTTCAGTGGAGCATCGTGCTGTGGGGCGTGGCCAGTTACCTGTGTTCAACAGCGCAGACGGTGGAGACGCTGACGCTGTTCCGCATCCTGCTGGGAATCGGCATGGGCATGGAGTTTCCCATCGCGCAATCAATGCTGTCTGAGCTGATTCCGGCGCAGCGGCGCGGGCGCTACATCGCCCTGATGGACGGCTTCTGGCCGCTGGGGTTTGTCGCGGCTGGCGTGCTCTCGTACTTCCTGCTGCCGCTGATTGGCTGGCGCGATATCTTTCTGGTGCTGGCAGTGCCGGCGGTGTTCGTTCTGGCGATCCGCTTTTTCATTCCCGAGTCACCGCGCTGGCTGGAACAGGCCGGCCGCGACGCCGACGCGGACAAGGTGCTGGACGGCATGGAAGCGCGGGTGCGCGCTTCCATGGGCGGTGCAGCGTTGCCGCAACCGGTTCGTCTGCCGCGCACGGTGACGCCACCGGGCAATTTCTTCTCGGCACTCAAGCAGATCTGGTCGCCGCAATATCGCCAGCGCACGACGATGATCTGGAGCCTGTGGTTCTTTGCATTGCTGGGTTTCTACGGGCTGACTTCATGGCTCAGCGCATTGTTGCAGCAGTCGGGTTTCGCCGTGACGCAGTCGGTGTACTACACGGTGCTGATCTCGCTGGGCGGGATTCCCGGGTTCCTCATGGCGGCGTGGCTGGTTGAGCGTTGGGGGCGCAAACCGGTGTGCATCGTCACCTTGCTTGGCGGCGGGGTGATGGCGTTTCTGTATGGGCAGAGCGCGGTGTTCGGCGGCAACGTGGCGTTGCTGATCGGCACCGGGCTGTTGATGCAGTTCTTTCTGTTCGGCATGTGGGCGGTGCTCTATACCTACACGCCGGAGCTGTACCCGACGTCGGCACGGGCGACCGGCTCGGGATTCGCCTCGGCGATCGGCCGCGTCGGTTCGTTGCTCGGGCCACTGGTGACCGGACTGGTATTCCCGATTACCGGGCAGGGCGGAGTGTTCGCGCTGGGCGCGGCGTGCTTTGCGATAGCGGCGGGGGTGGTGTGGCTGTTCGGGATGGAGACGCGGGGCAAGACCCTTGAGGAGCTGACCGAAGCAGAAATTACTGGCTGA
- a CDS encoding multidrug effflux MFS transporter, producing MNFRTILILGALSAFGPLAIDFYLPAFPAMALAFGTDEQHVQLTLAAYFLGLSLGQLAYGPISDRFGRRLPLLSGVALFTLASLACAYAPSLEWLIGARFVQALGGCAGMVISRAVVADKCDAVGSAKVFSQLMLVMGLAPILAPMLGGLLVNTTGWQSIFLVLTGFSAAAGLAVALGLPESMPAHVPRQPLSGALRQYARLVKDSVYLGHALTGGIAIAGMFAYIAGSPFVFIKLYGVPAEHFGWLFGTNAAGFILVAQVNARLLAKRGPAFLLVRAVWVYFLAGLTLLAVSAMRPDALWPLLIPLFICIASLGCIIPNASACAMNGQGARAGSASAMLGCLQFSIAAGAAALVGVLHDGSAVPMAMVISLCGLLVVSVALLTRRLQNARALAQAQAQAQAQAQA from the coding sequence ATGAATTTCCGTACCATTTTGATACTCGGCGCCTTGAGCGCCTTCGGTCCTTTGGCGATCGACTTCTATTTACCCGCGTTTCCGGCGATGGCCCTGGCGTTCGGCACCGATGAGCAGCATGTTCAGCTGACGCTGGCGGCGTACTTCCTCGGCCTGTCCCTCGGTCAACTGGCGTACGGGCCGATTTCCGATCGTTTCGGCCGGCGGCTTCCACTGCTCAGCGGCGTCGCCCTGTTCACCCTGGCGTCATTGGCCTGCGCCTACGCGCCGAGTCTGGAATGGCTGATCGGCGCGCGTTTCGTCCAGGCATTGGGCGGTTGCGCAGGCATGGTGATTTCCCGTGCGGTGGTTGCCGACAAGTGCGACGCAGTGGGCTCGGCGAAGGTCTTTTCCCAACTGATGCTGGTGATGGGCCTGGCGCCGATTCTGGCGCCGATGCTCGGCGGTCTGCTGGTCAACACTACGGGTTGGCAGTCGATCTTTCTGGTGCTCACCGGGTTCAGTGCGGCGGCGGGCCTGGCGGTGGCGTTGGGGCTGCCGGAAAGCATGCCGGCCCACGTGCCGCGCCAGCCGCTGTCCGGCGCATTGCGCCAGTACGCGCGACTGGTCAAGGATTCGGTCTACCTCGGCCATGCCCTGACCGGTGGCATCGCCATCGCCGGGATGTTCGCCTACATCGCCGGCTCACCATTTGTGTTCATCAAGCTCTACGGCGTACCGGCCGAGCATTTCGGCTGGCTGTTCGGCACCAACGCGGCAGGCTTCATTCTGGTGGCGCAGGTCAATGCGCGGCTGCTGGCCAAACGTGGCCCGGCGTTTTTGCTGGTGCGCGCCGTGTGGGTGTACTTCCTCGCCGGACTGACCTTGCTGGCGGTCAGCGCAATGCGTCCTGATGCCCTGTGGCCGCTGCTGATTCCGCTGTTCATCTGCATCGCCAGCCTCGGTTGCATCATTCCCAACGCTTCGGCCTGCGCGATGAACGGTCAGGGCGCCCGTGCTGGCAGCGCTTCGGCGATGCTCGGTTGCCTGCAATTCAGCATCGCCGCCGGGGCAGCTGCATTGGTGGGTGTGTTGCACGATGGCAGCGCCGTGCCGATGGCCATGGTCATCAGCCTGTGCGGTTTGCTGGTGGTGAGCGTCGCGCTGCTCACCCGGCGTCTGCAGAATGCCCGGGCGCTGGCGCAAGCCCAAGCCCAAGCCCAAGCCCAAGCCCAAGCCTAG
- a CDS encoding calcium:proton antiporter translates to MLSILKQESFLLLAVLAACVAYPLEHWLLHSGQIVALVGGLLLIAFIVAASMRVAHHAELLAEKVGDPYGTMILTLSAVLVEVVILAIMMSNEASATLVRDTIYSAVMLDINGILGLAALMGGIKHGEQSYNDDSARSYSVMILTAMGVSMVVPEFIPQANWKIYSAFTIGAMVVLYALFLRMQVGPHSYFFSYSYPDKRRRKEPVEQEPKPVSLALSIGILVSGVVIIGALAEVMSKTLDLGLEGTGAPPVITAILVAAISAAPEILTALRAALANRMQSVVNIAMGASLSTVILTVPVMEAMALYTGQPFQMAMTPVQTVMIFITLIVSAINLNDGETNAIEGMTHFVLFATFIMLSLLGL, encoded by the coding sequence ATGCTCTCGATCCTCAAACAAGAAAGCTTCCTGCTGCTGGCAGTCCTTGCCGCGTGCGTCGCTTATCCACTGGAACACTGGCTGCTGCACAGCGGCCAGATCGTCGCGCTGGTCGGCGGTCTGCTGCTGATCGCCTTCATCGTCGCCGCTTCGATGCGCGTCGCTCATCACGCCGAACTGCTCGCGGAAAAGGTTGGCGATCCTTACGGCACGATGATCCTCACGCTCTCGGCGGTGCTGGTCGAAGTGGTGATCCTGGCGATCATGATGAGCAACGAAGCCTCGGCGACGCTGGTGCGCGACACGATTTATTCGGCGGTGATGCTCGACATCAACGGCATCCTTGGCCTTGCCGCATTGATGGGCGGGATCAAACACGGCGAGCAGTCCTACAACGACGATTCGGCGCGCAGTTACAGTGTGATGATCCTCACTGCGATGGGCGTGTCGATGGTGGTGCCGGAGTTCATTCCCCAGGCCAACTGGAAGATTTATTCGGCGTTCACCATCGGCGCGATGGTGGTGCTCTATGCGTTGTTCCTGCGCATGCAGGTCGGCCCGCACAGTTACTTTTTCAGCTACAGCTACCCGGACAAACGCCGCCGCAAGGAGCCGGTCGAGCAGGAGCCGAAACCGGTCAGCCTGGCGTTGTCGATCGGCATTCTGGTGTCGGGAGTGGTGATCATCGGCGCGCTGGCCGAGGTCATGTCGAAGACGCTTGATCTGGGTCTGGAAGGCACGGGCGCGCCGCCGGTGATCACGGCGATTCTGGTGGCGGCGATTTCGGCAGCGCCGGAGATTCTGACCGCATTGCGTGCCGCACTGGCGAACCGTATGCAGTCGGTGGTCAACATCGCGATGGGTGCGTCACTGTCGACAGTAATCCTCACCGTGCCGGTGATGGAAGCAATGGCGCTGTACACCGGCCAGCCGTTTCAAATGGCGATGACCCCGGTGCAGACAGTGATGATCTTCATCACCCTGATCGTCAGTGCGATCAACCTCAATGACGGCGAGACCAATGCCATCGAGGGCATGACGCACTTTGTGCTGTTTGCGACCTTTATCATGCTGTCGCTACTAGGTCTTTAG
- a CDS encoding BMP family ABC transporter substrate-binding protein: MPIRPLHKLLYAAIGLGISLSASAADPLKVGFVYIGPIGDHGWTYQHEQGRKALAEKFGTQITTNYVENVAEGADAERVIRNMAKDKYDLIFTTSFGYMNPTVKVAKQFPKVTFEHATGYKQDKNLGTYLARTYEGRYVSGFLAAKMTKTRKIGYVASFPIPEVIRDINAIQLALNKYNPGTEIKVVWVNSWFDPGKEADAANALIDQGVDVVFQHTDSPAPIQAAERRGVYAVGYASDMAHFGPKAVLTSIVNDWAPHYIQATQGVIDHTWKSQDYWGGLKEGTVELPISDLVPAPVKAEAEQLIADIKSGALQPFTGPIKDQAGAEKIPAGVSATNAELASMNYYVEGMKAEMPK, translated from the coding sequence ATGCCAATACGTCCGCTGCACAAACTGCTGTACGCCGCCATCGGTCTGGGAATCAGCCTGAGCGCCAGCGCTGCCGATCCGCTGAAGGTCGGTTTCGTCTACATCGGCCCGATCGGTGACCACGGCTGGACGTATCAGCACGAACAGGGGCGCAAGGCGCTGGCGGAGAAATTCGGCACGCAGATCACCACCAACTACGTGGAAAACGTCGCCGAAGGCGCCGACGCCGAGCGGGTGATCCGCAACATGGCCAAGGACAAATACGATCTGATCTTCACCACGTCATTTGGCTACATGAACCCGACGGTGAAAGTCGCCAAGCAGTTTCCCAAGGTGACGTTCGAACACGCCACCGGCTACAAGCAGGACAAGAATCTCGGCACCTATCTCGCGCGCACTTACGAGGGCCGTTACGTCAGCGGATTCCTCGCGGCGAAGATGACCAAGACCAGGAAGATCGGCTACGTCGCCTCGTTCCCGATTCCGGAAGTGATCCGCGACATCAACGCCATTCAGCTGGCGTTGAACAAGTACAACCCTGGCACCGAAATCAAAGTGGTCTGGGTCAACTCGTGGTTCGATCCGGGCAAGGAAGCCGATGCCGCCAACGCGCTGATCGACCAGGGCGTCGACGTGGTGTTCCAGCACACCGACAGCCCGGCGCCGATCCAGGCTGCCGAGCGACGCGGCGTGTATGCCGTGGGTTACGCCTCGGACATGGCCCACTTCGGACCGAAAGCGGTGCTGACCTCAATCGTCAACGACTGGGCGCCGCACTACATTCAGGCCACGCAAGGTGTGATCGATCACACCTGGAAATCCCAGGATTACTGGGGCGGGTTGAAGGAAGGCACGGTGGAACTGCCGATCAGCGACCTGGTGCCGGCGCCGGTGAAAGCCGAGGCCGAGCAGTTGATTGCCGACATCAAGAGCGGCGCATTGCAGCCGTTTACCGGGCCGATCAAGGATCAGGCCGGCGCCGAAAAAATCCCCGCAGGCGTGAGTGCCACCAACGCGGAACTGGCGTCGATGAATTACTACGTTGAAGGCATGAAGGCCGAGATGCCGAAGTAA
- a CDS encoding zinc-binding alcohol dehydrogenase family protein, translating into MKAIAYYASLPISDTKSLQDIELPEPVAGPRDLLVEVKAISVNPVDTKVRQNAAPENGAAKVLGWDVAGVVKAVGSDVTLFKAGDKVFYAGSIARAGGNSELHVVDERIVGHMPKSLGFAEAAALPLTAITAWEMLFERLQISEGNTDQGQSLLIVGAAGGVGSILTQLARQLTGLKVIGTASRPQTREWVSELGADLVIDHSQPLSEELKRAGIDSVTHVASLTQTDQHLAQLVEALAPQGKLALIDDPKSLDISLLKRKSLSLHWEFMYTRSLFETPDMIEQHKLLNRVAELIDAGTLKTTLGEHFGVINAANLRRAHELLESGKAKGKIVLEGF; encoded by the coding sequence ATGAAAGCCATCGCCTATTACGCGTCCCTGCCGATCAGCGACACCAAGTCCCTGCAGGACATTGAACTGCCAGAGCCGGTCGCCGGCCCGCGCGACCTGTTGGTGGAGGTCAAAGCCATCTCGGTCAACCCGGTCGACACCAAAGTGCGGCAGAACGCGGCGCCGGAAAACGGCGCGGCGAAAGTGCTGGGCTGGGACGTTGCCGGTGTGGTCAAGGCGGTCGGCAGCGACGTCACCCTGTTCAAGGCCGGTGACAAGGTGTTCTACGCAGGTTCGATTGCCCGGGCCGGTGGCAACAGCGAACTGCACGTGGTCGATGAGCGCATCGTCGGCCACATGCCCAAATCCTTGGGTTTTGCCGAAGCCGCCGCGCTGCCGCTGACCGCGATCACTGCTTGGGAAATGCTCTTCGAGCGCCTGCAGATCAGCGAAGGCAACACCGATCAAGGCCAGAGCCTGCTGATCGTCGGTGCGGCGGGGGGCGTTGGCTCGATCCTTACCCAACTGGCCAGGCAGTTGACCGGCCTGAAAGTCATCGGCACCGCTTCCCGTCCACAAACCCGTGAGTGGGTCAGTGAACTCGGCGCCGATCTGGTTATCGATCACAGTCAGCCCCTGAGCGAAGAGTTGAAACGCGCCGGCATCGACAGCGTGACCCATGTCGCCAGCCTGACCCAGACCGATCAGCATCTCGCGCAACTGGTCGAAGCCCTCGCGCCGCAAGGCAAACTGGCGCTGATCGACGATCCGAAGTCGCTCGACATCAGCCTGCTCAAGCGCAAGAGCCTGTCGCTGCACTGGGAGTTCATGTACACCCGATCGCTGTTCGAAACGCCAGACATGATCGAACAGCACAAGCTGCTCAACCGCGTCGCCGAGCTGATTGACGCCGGGACCTTGAAAACCACCCTGGGCGAGCACTTCGGCGTGATCAACGCGGCCAACCTGCGGCGCGCCCATGAGCTGCTGGAAAGCGGCAAGGCCAAGGGGAAAATTGTTTTAGAAGGTTTCTAA
- a CDS encoding adenosine deaminase, with protein sequence MYDWLNALPKAELHLHLEGSLEPELLFALAERNKIALPWSDVETLRKAYAFNNLQEFLDLYYQGADVLRTSQDFYDLTWAYLLRCKAQNVIHTEPFFDPQTHTDRGIPFEVVLNGIAAALKDGETQLGISSGLILSFLRHLSEDEAQKTLDQALPFRDAFVAVGLDSSEMGHPPSKFKRVFDRARDEGFLTVAHAGEEGPPEYIWEAIDLLKIQRIDHGVRAIEDERLMQRIIDEQIPLTVCPLSNTKLCVFDHMSQHNILDMLERGVKVTVNSDDPAYFGGYVTENFHALHEHLGMTQDQAKRLAQNSLDARLVKP encoded by the coding sequence ATGTACGACTGGCTCAACGCCCTGCCCAAAGCCGAACTGCACCTGCATCTGGAAGGTTCGCTGGAGCCTGAACTGCTGTTCGCCCTGGCCGAGCGCAACAAGATCGCCCTGCCGTGGAGCGACGTAGAAACCCTGCGCAAGGCTTACGCCTTCAACAATCTGCAGGAATTTCTCGACCTGTATTACCAAGGCGCCGATGTGCTGCGCACCTCGCAGGATTTCTACGACCTGACCTGGGCCTACCTGCTGCGCTGCAAGGCGCAGAACGTGATTCATACCGAACCGTTCTTCGATCCGCAGACCCACACCGATCGGGGCATCCCGTTTGAGGTGGTGCTCAATGGCATCGCCGCTGCCCTCAAGGATGGCGAGACGCAACTGGGCATCAGCAGCGGTTTGATCCTCAGCTTCCTGCGCCATCTCAGCGAAGACGAAGCACAGAAAACCCTCGATCAGGCGCTGCCGTTCCGTGATGCGTTTGTCGCGGTCGGTCTCGACAGTTCCGAGATGGGCCACCCGCCGAGCAAATTCAAGCGCGTCTTTGATCGCGCCCGCGACGAAGGCTTCCTCACCGTTGCCCACGCCGGCGAAGAAGGCCCGCCGGAGTACATCTGGGAAGCCATCGATCTGCTGAAAATCCAGCGCATCGACCATGGCGTACGCGCCATCGAAGACGAGCGCCTGATGCAGCGGATCATTGACGAGCAGATCCCGCTGACGGTGTGCCCGCTGTCGAACACCAAGCTCTGTGTATTCGATCACATGTCGCAGCACAACATCCTCGACATGCTCGAGCGCGGCGTGAAGGTCACGGTGAACTCCGACGATCCGGCGTATTTCGGCGGTTACGTGACCGAGAATTTCCACGCGTTGCACGAACATCTGGGCATGACCCAGGATCAGGCCAAGCGCCTGGCGCAGAACAGCCTGGATGCGCGGTTGGTAAAACCATAA
- a CDS encoding 2-oxoglutarate and iron-dependent oxygenase domain-containing protein, which produces MDQLPIIDISPLYSTDENAWPAVAEQIDHACREWGFFYIKGHPISPRRIDALLDHAQRFFALPAAEKLQIDITQTRHHRGYGAIATEQLDPDKPSDLKETFDMGLHLPAEHPEVLAEKPLRGPNRHPTQPGWESLMEQHYLDMQALAQTLLRAMTIALGIERDFFDMRFVEPVSVLRMIHYPPRHTASSAEQQGAGAHTDYGCITLLYQDSAGGLQVKNVNGKWIDAPPIDGTFVVNLGDMMARWSNDRYRSTPHRVISPLGVDRYSMPFFAEPHPDTRIECLPGCQDAQHPAKYPTTTCAEFLLSRFADTYAYRREQEAV; this is translated from the coding sequence ATGGATCAGCTCCCCATCATCGACATCAGCCCGCTCTACAGCACCGACGAAAACGCTTGGCCCGCCGTGGCCGAGCAGATCGACCACGCCTGTCGCGAGTGGGGCTTTTTCTATATCAAGGGCCATCCGATTTCCCCACGGCGCATCGACGCCCTGCTCGATCACGCCCAGCGTTTCTTCGCACTGCCCGCCGCGGAAAAACTCCAGATCGATATCACCCAGACCCGCCACCATCGCGGGTACGGTGCGATTGCCACCGAGCAACTGGACCCGGACAAACCCAGCGATCTCAAAGAAACCTTCGACATGGGCCTGCACCTGCCGGCCGAGCATCCCGAGGTGCTCGCGGAAAAACCCTTGCGCGGCCCCAATCGCCATCCGACGCAACCCGGCTGGGAATCGCTGATGGAGCAGCATTACCTCGACATGCAGGCGCTGGCGCAAACCCTGTTGCGGGCGATGACCATTGCGCTGGGCATCGAGCGCGATTTCTTCGATATGCGTTTTGTCGAGCCGGTCAGCGTGTTGCGCATGATCCATTATCCGCCGCGCCACACCGCCAGTTCCGCCGAGCAGCAAGGTGCCGGCGCCCACACCGATTACGGCTGCATCACTTTGCTCTACCAGGACAGCGCCGGCGGCTTGCAGGTGAAGAACGTCAACGGTAAATGGATCGACGCGCCACCGATTGACGGCACGTTCGTGGTCAACCTCGGCGACATGATGGCGCGCTGGAGCAACGACCGTTATCGCTCGACGCCGCACCGGGTGATCAGCCCGCTGGGCGTGGATCGCTATTCGATGCCGTTCTTCGCCGAACCGCACCCGGACACGCGCATTGAATGCCTGCCCGGTTGTCAGGACGCGCAGCATCCAGCGAAATATCCGACGACCACCTGTGCTGAATTCCTGCTCTCGCGCTTCGCCGATACCTACGCCTATCGCCGCGAGCAAGAGGCTGTCTGA
- a CDS encoding ArsR/SmtB family transcription factor, whose translation MEHAPCISQIATLLADPKRSAMMWALMDGSARQAEELALLAGLSPSSASAHLGRLSAGGLLNVEMRGRKRFFRLAAPEVGAAIEALASATIASAPRQIPAALKRTSTMVRPQAAPSSLLRARFCDDHLGGTLAADLYQRLLDAGWIEQLEQRVVVTHKGSTRLAQRGVFIQALAHRNVQVACACPDWSERRPHMGGSLGAALLQLFMQSGWLTLPNDSRALQLTATGQREIHRFAKETELETAF comes from the coding sequence ATGGAACATGCACCGTGCATCAGCCAGATCGCGACATTGCTGGCCGACCCCAAGCGCAGCGCGATGATGTGGGCGTTGATGGATGGCTCGGCGCGGCAAGCCGAAGAGCTGGCGCTGCTGGCCGGGCTCTCGCCGTCGTCGGCCAGTGCGCATCTGGGGCGACTGTCCGCGGGTGGTCTGTTGAACGTCGAAATGCGTGGGCGCAAACGCTTCTTTCGCCTGGCGGCTCCGGAAGTCGGGGCGGCGATCGAGGCATTGGCCAGCGCCACCATTGCCAGCGCGCCACGGCAAATCCCCGCTGCGCTGAAACGCACCTCGACCATGGTCAGGCCGCAGGCGGCGCCGTCTTCGCTGTTGCGCGCGCGGTTCTGCGACGATCATCTGGGCGGCACCCTGGCAGCCGACCTGTATCAGCGCCTGCTCGATGCCGGCTGGATCGAACAGCTTGAGCAGCGGGTGGTAGTGACGCACAAGGGCTCGACCCGACTGGCCCAGCGCGGCGTGTTCATTCAGGCCCTGGCGCACCGCAACGTGCAGGTGGCCTGTGCCTGCCCGGACTGGAGCGAGCGCCGTCCGCACATGGGTGGCTCACTCGGCGCGGCGCTGTTGCAGTTGTTCATGCAGTCTGGCTGGCTGACCTTGCCCAACGATTCCCGCGCCTTGCAGTTGACCGCCACCGGCCAGCGCGAAATCCATCGCTTTGCCAAGGAAACCGAGCTGGAAACAGCGTTCTAG
- a CDS encoding LysR family transcriptional regulator, translating into MLRFDDLQLFVRAADLGSLSAAARGMDMSAAVASAALKRIEQQLGARLLARSTRSLRLTAEGEGFLEYARAALSNLDEGRRLLASGQDQVSGILQLSAPSDFGRNLLLPWLDAFQREHPKLTVRLLLGDRIADLFRQPVDIALRYGEPEDSSLIALPIAPHNRRVLCASPDYVARHGEPRQLEQLAQHNCLLYMLGSRVHDHWSFHDGRREVSLTVSGDRFSDDADVVRLWALAGAGIAYKSWLDVGTDVLAGRLKVLMPELLCERAPLNLLCAHRAQLSKPVNLLREMLASRCAELSSQFPAFHKVDH; encoded by the coding sequence ATGCTGCGTTTTGATGACTTGCAGTTGTTTGTCCGCGCGGCGGATCTGGGCAGCCTGTCGGCGGCGGCGCGGGGGATGGACATGTCGGCGGCGGTGGCCAGTGCGGCGTTGAAGCGCATCGAGCAGCAACTGGGCGCACGCCTGCTGGCGCGTTCGACCCGCAGCCTGCGTCTGACCGCCGAAGGTGAAGGCTTCCTCGAATACGCCCGCGCCGCCCTGAGCAATCTCGACGAAGGCCGCCGCCTGCTGGCCAGCGGGCAGGATCAGGTCAGCGGGATCCTGCAGCTTTCGGCGCCCTCGGACTTCGGTCGCAATCTGCTGCTGCCGTGGCTCGACGCGTTTCAGCGGGAACACCCGAAACTGACGGTGCGCCTGCTGCTGGGTGACCGCATCGCCGATCTGTTCCGGCAACCGGTGGACATCGCCTTGCGCTATGGCGAGCCGGAAGATTCCAGCCTGATTGCCTTGCCCATCGCGCCACACAATCGCCGGGTGTTGTGCGCATCGCCCGACTATGTGGCCCGACACGGCGAGCCGCGCCAGCTCGAGCAACTGGCCCAGCACAACTGCCTGTTGTACATGCTCGGCAGCCGCGTTCACGACCACTGGAGTTTTCACGATGGCAGGCGCGAAGTCAGCCTGACCGTCAGCGGCGATCGCTTCAGCGATGATGCCGACGTGGTGCGGTTATGGGCGCTGGCCGGTGCCGGGATTGCCTATAAATCCTGGCTCGACGTGGGTACCGATGTGCTCGCCGGGCGCCTCAAGGTACTGATGCCGGAACTGCTGTGTGAGCGCGCACCGCTGAATCTGTTGTGCGCCCATCGCGCACAATTGAGTAAGCCGGTGAACCTGCTGAGGGAGATGCTCGCCAGTCGATGCGCCGAATTGAGTAGTCAATTTCCCGCTTTCCACAAAGTTGATCATTAG
- a CDS encoding heavy-metal-associated domain-containing protein yields MQVFNVQGMSCGHCVKAITQAVQAMDPAASVRVDLAAKEVGVESALNADQVIEAIREEGYEVKLVRN; encoded by the coding sequence ATGCAAGTGTTCAACGTTCAAGGCATGTCCTGCGGTCATTGCGTCAAAGCCATCACCCAAGCGGTGCAGGCCATGGATCCGGCGGCCAGCGTGCGGGTCGACTTGGCAGCCAAAGAAGTCGGCGTCGAAAGCGCGCTGAATGCCGATCAGGTCATCGAAGCGATTCGCGAAGAAGGTTATGAGGTGAAGCTCGTCCGAAATTGA